A genomic window from Candidatus Obscuribacter sp. includes:
- the lexA gene encoding transcriptional repressor LexA — protein sequence MELTKPLPTRQKEVLSLIASFTEAQGYPPTLADLANSLGLKNRMTVHQHVAALRKKGLVHWEPGLNRSLRVLPEGFVQLGRTVEGASDVAPAVAVSKANAKTIAFPARPGIPLAGAIAAGNPIDAIQGDDFLEVESRYGDSDCYALKVKGESMIEDGIYDGDFVIIKPEPSPNNGDVVVALLEDGSATLKRFFKEKGGYRLQPANASMEPIFVSGDSPLTIQGKVVGLFRNMH from the coding sequence GTGGAATTGACTAAGCCACTTCCAACCCGCCAGAAGGAAGTCCTGAGCCTAATAGCCAGCTTCACAGAAGCGCAGGGCTACCCGCCGACACTGGCAGATCTGGCTAATAGCCTCGGTCTCAAAAATCGCATGACCGTGCATCAGCACGTCGCGGCTCTACGCAAAAAGGGACTGGTGCACTGGGAGCCTGGTCTTAACCGCTCTTTGAGAGTGTTGCCAGAGGGTTTTGTCCAGCTCGGTCGTACTGTTGAGGGTGCTTCTGACGTCGCCCCTGCCGTAGCTGTTAGCAAGGCTAACGCCAAGACCATTGCTTTTCCCGCTCGCCCGGGTATTCCACTAGCTGGTGCTATTGCTGCCGGTAATCCTATCGATGCTATACAGGGCGATGATTTTCTCGAGGTCGAGAGTCGCTATGGCGATAGTGATTGCTATGCCCTCAAGGTCAAAGGCGAGTCGATGATCGAGGATGGTATCTATGATGGTGACTTTGTCATTATTAAGCCAGAGCCTTCTCCAAACAATGGTGATGTTGTGGTGGCACTTTTAGAGGACGGATCAGCAACACTCAAGCGCTTTTTTAAAGAAAAAGGTGGTTATCGTCTCCAGCCAGCTAACGCCTCTATGGAGCCGATTTTTGTCTCAGGCGATAGTCCGCTGACGATTCAGGGCAAAGTTGTGGGACTTTTCCGCAACATGCACTAA
- the larC gene encoding nickel pincer cofactor biosynthesis protein LarC, which yields MKIAYFDCAFGAAGDMLLGACLDAGLSLSTLESKLASLGLSSDQYTLSVQKVHRCSILASHLNVMLKGAEHKSIDKHDHDGHSHKSHGHDHDHDHKHKHDHDDDKHLHSHPPDHGHKHEDDKSHEHRSLSSITKLIESSKLASPVKDLALRIFHRLGVAESKVHGVPLDEIHFHEVGAIDAIVDIVGFAIAYVELGIEQAYVSALPIGSGTVKTMHGLFPVPGPATLNLLAEVGAPTRDLNVSFECLTPTGAAILTTCAHAFGAAPAFERIDHVGYGAGTLDAKDHPNVVRLILGDSRHQQNRKVQSFSSIPQLAQTDSCDAQIVAVIECNLDDCSPQIMAYTAEQLLTYGALDVTITPCLMKKGRPGYKLSVVAEPESRGSLSQIIIKETTTLGVRSYMCERLTLTREFREVKIGEHTIRVKIARDSTGKILNMHPEYDDCTRVAHKSGLALKEVILDSLKLAQTITDSL from the coding sequence TTGAAAATCGCATATTTTGATTGTGCTTTTGGTGCTGCTGGAGATATGTTGCTGGGAGCCTGTCTTGATGCTGGTCTCAGTCTCTCCACATTAGAATCAAAATTGGCCTCGCTTGGTTTGTCCAGTGATCAGTACACTCTCAGTGTACAAAAGGTACACCGCTGTAGCATCCTTGCCAGTCATCTAAACGTCATGCTTAAAGGTGCCGAGCATAAGAGCATTGATAAGCATGACCATGATGGCCACTCACATAAGTCTCATGGACATGATCACGACCATGATCACAAGCACAAACATGACCACGATGATGACAAACATTTGCACAGCCATCCACCCGATCATGGGCACAAACATGAGGACGATAAAAGTCACGAGCATCGCAGTTTGAGTTCAATTACTAAATTGATAGAGTCTTCCAAACTAGCCAGCCCTGTTAAAGATCTTGCTTTGCGTATATTTCATAGACTGGGTGTGGCTGAGAGCAAAGTGCATGGTGTCCCGCTTGATGAAATACACTTCCATGAAGTCGGGGCAATAGATGCCATAGTCGATATCGTTGGTTTTGCCATCGCTTATGTTGAGCTTGGTATTGAGCAAGCTTACGTCTCAGCCTTGCCAATTGGCTCTGGTACTGTCAAAACAATGCATGGGTTGTTTCCAGTGCCAGGACCGGCCACGCTTAATTTGCTTGCTGAGGTGGGCGCACCTACGCGCGATCTAAATGTAAGCTTTGAGTGTCTGACACCTACAGGTGCTGCTATTCTCACCACCTGCGCTCATGCTTTTGGCGCTGCTCCGGCCTTTGAGCGTATTGACCATGTTGGCTACGGAGCAGGCACGCTGGATGCAAAAGACCATCCAAATGTAGTCCGGTTAATACTTGGTGATAGTCGTCATCAACAAAATCGTAAAGTCCAGTCATTTAGCTCAATACCGCAGCTGGCACAAACTGACAGTTGCGACGCTCAGATAGTTGCTGTTATAGAATGCAATCTTGATGATTGCTCTCCTCAAATAATGGCTTATACAGCCGAGCAACTCCTCACTTATGGGGCGCTGGATGTGACTATCACTCCCTGCCTGATGAAAAAAGGGCGTCCCGGCTATAAACTATCAGTGGTGGCAGAGCCGGAGAGCCGTGGTAGTCTCTCTCAGATAATTATCAAAGAGACAACAACTCTTGGCGTGCGCTCCTATATGTGTGAAAGACTGACTCTTACTCGTGAATTTAGAGAAGTCAAAATCGGTGAGCACACTATCAGAGTCAAAATTGCCAGAGATAGTACTGGCAAAATTTTAAATATGCATCCTGAGTACGATGACTGTACTAGAGTGGCTCATAAGAGCGGTCTGGCTCTAAAGGAAGTCATTTTAGACAGTCTCAAGCTGGCTCAAACAATCACCGACTCACTTTGA
- a CDS encoding carboxypeptidase regulatory-like domain-containing protein has protein sequence MALLKLARVLPLALFVLTLMPVTGANAQHFIKPRFKPPVEAGEEKFKISGRVVDKNGQPVSGCNVQLWEPSGAISMSCKNHNDGEFEFKHVKSDKLTLEVLPPTSLGFAQAIVRNLPGEEDRKMIVKLHRGYLVSGRVTCKKKGLKGILLKVEPLDQGLDGKAHLHGVGGGTTEKNGVFSMILTPGKKQLTVINEIYPQCTSTVTREFEVREDLHLGAIELK, from the coding sequence ATGGCGTTACTAAAATTGGCTCGGGTTTTACCCCTTGCATTGTTTGTGCTCACTCTCATGCCAGTGACAGGAGCTAATGCCCAGCACTTTATCAAACCAAGATTTAAGCCACCAGTTGAAGCGGGAGAAGAAAAATTTAAAATCTCAGGACGGGTAGTCGATAAAAACGGGCAGCCAGTCAGTGGCTGCAACGTGCAGCTTTGGGAGCCCAGTGGAGCGATCTCGATGTCTTGCAAAAATCACAATGACGGTGAGTTTGAGTTTAAGCATGTCAAATCGGATAAGCTTACTCTGGAAGTTTTACCGCCTACCAGTCTCGGTTTTGCTCAAGCGATTGTGCGCAATTTGCCCGGTGAAGAAGACCGTAAGATGATTGTCAAATTGCACCGCGGCTATCTTGTCTCAGGACGAGTAACCTGCAAAAAGAAAGGACTGAAGGGCATCTTGCTCAAAGTTGAGCCTCTGGATCAGGGGCTTGATGGTAAGGCGCATCTGCACGGAGTGGGGGGCGGCACCACCGAAAAGAATGGTGTTTTTTCGATGATATTGACCCCTGGCAAAAAACAGTTGACTGTTATCAACGAAATTTATCCCCAATGTACAAGCACTGTTACTCGAGAATTTGAAGTGCGCGAAGATTTGCACCTTGGCGCGATTGAACTAAAATAG
- the dusB gene encoding tRNA dihydrouridine synthase DusB produces MTVKIGSLTLNSRVYVPPMAGVTDIVFRSIVRTIDPGCMMSTEMVSSRALLAKPESRLMDLAAGEHPIGIQIFGHEPDVMAHAAQLAEKRGADFIDINMGCPVPKITKGKDGCALMKEPELAREIISIVKQSVSVPVTVKFRLGWDDSNRNCVEFGEMAEAAGASMVTVHGRTRQQLYSGNADWANIALVKKALSIPVFGNGDVFSPEAAEKMLEITNCDGVAVARGSLGNPWLIPAITRYLDDGIMTAAPDSVERLIMAYMHCLGLINYKGTRVGVNESRRHLVNYTKGISGAAPFRNQLTQILSQADAARIMAELALVAAGKEGEQRFLLAVEQYNLKNSKHPGEGHSDREGCIQTPVDVNAILPVAVP; encoded by the coding sequence ATGACCGTCAAAATAGGCTCGCTCACTCTCAATAGCCGTGTCTATGTGCCACCCATGGCGGGTGTTACTGATATTGTCTTTCGCTCAATTGTGCGCACCATCGATCCTGGTTGCATGATGTCCACTGAGATGGTCAGCTCACGGGCACTCTTAGCCAAGCCCGAATCCAGGCTGATGGACCTGGCAGCTGGAGAACATCCAATCGGTATCCAGATTTTTGGTCACGAACCAGACGTCATGGCTCATGCCGCTCAGCTAGCCGAGAAGCGCGGTGCAGACTTTATCGATATCAATATGGGCTGCCCTGTACCCAAGATCACAAAGGGCAAAGATGGCTGTGCGCTGATGAAAGAGCCAGAACTGGCCCGCGAAATCATCTCAATAGTCAAACAATCGGTCTCGGTACCGGTAACAGTCAAATTTAGACTGGGCTGGGACGACTCTAATCGCAACTGTGTGGAGTTTGGCGAAATGGCCGAAGCTGCCGGAGCCTCAATGGTCACTGTGCACGGACGTACCAGACAGCAGCTCTACTCCGGCAATGCCGACTGGGCTAATATTGCCCTGGTCAAAAAAGCACTGTCCATCCCGGTCTTTGGCAATGGTGATGTCTTTAGCCCAGAAGCAGCCGAAAAAATGCTGGAGATTACAAACTGCGACGGCGTTGCTGTAGCCCGTGGCAGCCTCGGCAATCCCTGGCTCATTCCTGCTATCACCCGCTACCTTGATGATGGCATCATGACCGCAGCGCCAGACAGCGTGGAGCGACTAATAATGGCCTATATGCACTGTCTTGGGCTAATCAACTACAAAGGCACTCGGGTCGGTGTCAACGAATCCAGGCGCCACCTGGTCAATTACACCAAAGGCATAAGTGGGGCTGCCCCATTTAGGAATCAACTGACGCAGATACTGTCACAAGCCGATGCCGCTCGCATTATGGCTGAGCTGGCTTTGGTTGCCGCCGGCAAAGAGGGAGAGCAAAGATTTTTACTGGCAGTAGAGCAGTACAATCTCAAAAATAGCAAACATCCAGGCGAAGGGCACAGCGACAGAGAAGGCTGTATCCAGACCCCAGTTGATGTCAACGCCATCTTGCCAGTCGCAGTACCATAA
- the gmk gene encoding guanylate kinase, which produces MNTVEALTKLGETIETDTRAKDEAKKHSSRGKRKQRAGNLIVITGPSGVGKGTLVHKLLPRMDKLKYSVSVTTRANRPGEVEGESYFFRTRSEFEDMIRQGAFMEWAEFAGNYYGTPRGWVAQELDNGIDVILEIEVQGAKQIFGEHPEAVMVFISPPNFDELASRLKNRKTETPEKIKMRLDKAQEELQEKNVFHYEVVNDKVDEAVNNLEHIVYAERNRIIRT; this is translated from the coding sequence ATGAACACCGTCGAAGCGCTTACAAAACTTGGTGAGACTATCGAAACCGACACTAGAGCAAAGGACGAGGCCAAGAAGCATTCCTCCAGGGGAAAGCGGAAGCAACGCGCCGGTAATTTGATTGTTATTACTGGACCTTCAGGCGTAGGCAAGGGCACTCTGGTGCATAAACTTTTGCCGCGCATGGATAAGCTCAAATATTCTGTTTCGGTCACTACCAGAGCGAATCGCCCCGGCGAAGTTGAGGGTGAGTCTTATTTTTTCCGCACCAGAAGCGAATTTGAAGACATGATCAGGCAGGGTGCCTTTATGGAGTGGGCCGAGTTTGCCGGTAATTATTACGGCACACCTCGTGGCTGGGTAGCTCAGGAGCTGGATAACGGCATCGATGTCATCCTCGAAATCGAAGTCCAGGGCGCTAAACAGATTTTTGGTGAGCATCCAGAGGCTGTAATGGTCTTTATCTCGCCCCCCAACTTTGACGAATTAGCCTCCAGGCTCAAGAATCGCAAGACTGAAACACCTGAAAAAATCAAAATGCGCCTCGACAAGGCTCAGGAAGAGTTACAGGAAAAAAATGTGTTTCATTATGAAGTAGTCAATGATAAGGTCGATGAGGCCGTTAACAATCTAGAGCATATCGTGTATGCTGAGCGTAACCGCATAATTCGTACCTGA
- the rocF gene encoding arginase: protein MSKAHKASNKNVSGNHEGKRAAREVVKQSAHKKDGSSSKKTKDVTIIYCPLHLGGPHAGVSMGPAAVKVARLVSKIESLGFRVKKQVDIAVPEVLYWWEKSAKVAHCVPEIGAVSLDVAKAVEAALADNTIAVTIGGDHSLAIGSIAGVSSYYRKHKQEFGLVWYDAHGDINTPATSSSGNVHGMPLAISLGDGDERLTELLGYSPKVKNKRCALVGIRDLDSAERKLIEKSGILPFTMRNVDEKGIVKVTEECLDFIGNKVSGIHVSFDLDVMDPDIAPGVSTDSRGGLSYRESHLALELLADTGLLRSVDFVELNPALDIRNQTAELCVELVQSALGKNIL, encoded by the coding sequence GTGTCTAAAGCCCATAAGGCAAGTAATAAGAACGTTTCGGGAAACCACGAAGGCAAACGTGCTGCTCGGGAGGTTGTTAAGCAGAGCGCTCACAAAAAGGACGGTAGCTCCTCCAAAAAAACTAAAGATGTGACGATCATCTACTGCCCACTCCATCTTGGTGGACCTCATGCGGGAGTCAGTATGGGACCGGCTGCCGTCAAGGTGGCCAGGCTCGTCAGTAAAATCGAGTCGCTTGGTTTTAGAGTCAAAAAACAAGTCGACATTGCTGTCCCCGAAGTCCTCTACTGGTGGGAAAAAAGTGCCAAGGTGGCGCACTGTGTGCCAGAGATAGGTGCAGTCAGTCTGGATGTAGCTAAGGCTGTGGAAGCAGCCCTGGCTGACAACACTATTGCTGTCACCATTGGCGGTGACCACTCGCTAGCGATTGGTAGCATTGCCGGAGTCTCCAGTTATTACCGCAAACACAAACAAGAGTTTGGCCTGGTCTGGTATGACGCCCATGGCGACATCAACACTCCAGCTACCTCTAGCTCAGGCAATGTACATGGCATGCCACTTGCTATCTCACTGGGCGATGGTGATGAGAGACTGACTGAGCTTTTAGGATATAGTCCTAAAGTCAAAAATAAACGCTGTGCTCTGGTCGGTATTAGAGACCTCGATAGCGCCGAGCGTAAGCTCATCGAAAAGAGCGGTATATTGCCATTTACCATGCGCAATGTTGACGAAAAAGGCATAGTAAAGGTTACTGAAGAATGTCTCGATTTTATTGGCAATAAAGTCAGCGGCATCCACGTCTCTTTTGATCTTGACGTAATGGATCCTGATATCGCCCCTGGTGTCAGCACCGATAGCCGCGGTGGGCTCAGTTATAGGGAGAGTCACCTGGCTTTAGAGCTTTTGGCTGATACCGGGCTACTTCGCTCGGTGGATTTTGTGGAATTAAATCCAGCCCTCGATATCCGCAATCAAACTGCGGAGCTATGTGTCGAGCTGGTGCAATCAGCACTGGGCAAAAACATCTTGTAA
- a CDS encoding CPXCG motif-containing cysteine-rich protein, producing the protein MLEEYFFECPYCWENISMLLDLTAGGQTYVEDCEVCCNPIDIYYDVEDGAIVGFSATGSGTTG; encoded by the coding sequence ATGCTTGAAGAATATTTTTTTGAATGTCCCTATTGTTGGGAAAATATCTCCATGCTTCTCGATTTGACAGCAGGCGGGCAGACTTATGTCGAAGACTGCGAGGTCTGCTGTAACCCCATTGATATTTACTATGATGTAGAAGACGGTGCGATAGTGGGATTCAGCGCTACGGGGTCTGGCACGACCGGCTGA
- a CDS encoding NFACT family protein produces MQPFDALSIRAVLKEARPMIVNRRVDKVTQLGRDELLITLRGKTGVTNLFASAQSVHGRICLIQSNLTIKPGPGGKPDPFSDRYVSKYGANSAVPNFCLLLRKHLAGATLLAVEQPLGERIVDLVFNAVDEVGTASIKVLTAEIMGRHSNLILWSKSDSKIIAASHVVTKDMSRQREIAPGLRYERPPSQERPSLYTIDETTFKMLFEKLKLAQQSENKIEGQHFATVEQWIIATLTGAGRHLCEELVQASGLDSETAKAIADTACADKLWQTISQMRSEENYKPFMFTDLSRYSVLGLFPQSDRPTKTFPSVNDLIEEYFRSCEQAEQVSQLRDRLKADLVVEINKLESRIKTASEHVLTADGIDRLKHCGDLILANLTAIKPGQEILEADDIFSGAGTITVKLSGDLGAAQNAQNYYRQYAKARARNSTASRSVEEAKDRRVSLEQKLSQVSQAKDIYELRNLKDLISGKKPQDLIKAKPKGKKSGDHRVISVSSSDGWTIYVGRNRIENDYLVSRLAQPNDLWFHVLGQGGAHVLIRIPSSKQDPPARTIEEAAQIAARFSKASHGSKVRVVYTQVKHVRKIANEKPGMVRYEQEKTVEVDTGKPMPKAMKQLFAPKQ; encoded by the coding sequence ATGCAACCATTTGACGCGCTTTCGATAAGGGCAGTGCTCAAAGAAGCCCGGCCAATGATTGTCAACCGCCGTGTTGACAAAGTAACTCAGCTTGGTCGCGATGAGTTACTTATTACATTGCGTGGCAAAACCGGGGTTACCAACCTTTTTGCCAGCGCCCAGTCTGTGCACGGACGCATATGTCTGATCCAGTCCAACCTGACTATCAAACCAGGACCGGGCGGCAAGCCAGATCCCTTTAGTGATCGCTATGTCTCCAAGTATGGTGCCAATAGCGCTGTACCAAATTTTTGCCTGCTTTTGCGCAAACACCTGGCCGGAGCAACACTGCTTGCAGTGGAGCAACCGCTTGGCGAGCGCATCGTCGATCTAGTTTTTAATGCTGTCGACGAGGTAGGCACAGCCTCAATCAAAGTATTGACAGCAGAAATAATGGGTCGCCATAGCAATTTGATACTCTGGTCCAAGAGCGACAGCAAAATAATTGCCGCCTCCCACGTAGTTACAAAAGACATGAGCAGGCAGCGCGAAATCGCTCCCGGTCTGCGTTATGAGCGGCCACCCAGTCAGGAGCGCCCGAGTCTATACACCATAGACGAAACCACTTTTAAAATGCTCTTTGAAAAGTTAAAACTGGCCCAGCAAAGCGAAAACAAAATAGAAGGACAGCATTTTGCCACAGTTGAGCAATGGATCATTGCCACCTTGACTGGTGCCGGTCGCCATCTATGCGAAGAGCTAGTGCAAGCCAGTGGACTAGATAGTGAAACCGCTAAAGCCATTGCCGATACTGCTTGTGCCGATAAACTCTGGCAAACAATTAGTCAGATGCGAAGTGAAGAAAACTACAAACCATTCATGTTCACAGACCTCAGTCGCTATTCAGTGCTTGGTCTATTCCCACAAAGCGACAGGCCGACTAAGACTTTTCCGTCAGTCAATGACCTCATAGAAGAATACTTCCGCTCTTGCGAGCAAGCTGAGCAGGTCAGTCAACTGCGCGACAGGCTCAAAGCAGATCTAGTAGTGGAGATAAATAAACTCGAAAGCCGCATCAAAACTGCCTCAGAACATGTCCTTACAGCTGACGGCATCGACCGCCTCAAACACTGCGGCGACCTTATATTAGCCAATCTAACTGCGATAAAGCCCGGGCAAGAAATCTTAGAAGCCGATGATATTTTTAGCGGAGCCGGCACAATCACAGTCAAACTAAGTGGTGATCTTGGCGCAGCCCAAAACGCCCAAAACTATTACCGTCAGTATGCCAAAGCCAGAGCTCGCAACAGCACAGCCAGCCGCTCGGTGGAAGAAGCAAAAGACCGCCGCGTAAGCTTAGAACAAAAGCTCAGTCAAGTAAGTCAAGCCAAAGACATATACGAGCTGCGCAACTTAAAAGACCTTATTTCTGGCAAAAAACCACAAGACCTGATCAAAGCCAAGCCCAAAGGCAAAAAGTCTGGAGATCATAGAGTCATTTCGGTGAGCTCATCGGATGGCTGGACTATTTATGTCGGTCGCAATCGTATCGAAAACGACTACCTTGTCAGTCGCCTGGCTCAGCCTAATGATCTCTGGTTTCATGTCCTCGGTCAGGGTGGTGCCCATGTGCTTATCCGCATTCCCTCATCAAAACAAGACCCACCAGCTCGCACTATCGAAGAAGCGGCACAAATAGCTGCACGATTTAGCAAAGCCAGTCATGGCAGCAAAGTGCGAGTGGTCTACACCCAGGTCAAGCATGTACGCAAAATCGCTAACGAAAAGCCTGGCATGGTCAGATACGAGCAAGAAAAAACAGTGGAAGTGGACACTGGTAAACCAATGCCCAAGGCCATGAAACAGCTCTTTGCACCGAAGCAATAA
- a CDS encoding DNA-directed RNA polymerase subunit omega, translating to MSTTVILDQLLKDGVNRYELVLRVAQRAKQIKTETREQHKSVNAVIQALQMVAAEGDGTILISPSGQYTY from the coding sequence ATGAGCACTACTGTTATCCTCGACCAGCTTTTAAAAGATGGCGTCAACCGTTACGAGTTGGTACTGCGCGTGGCTCAGAGAGCCAAGCAAATCAAAACCGAAACCCGCGAACAGCATAAGTCAGTTAATGCTGTGATTCAGGCTTTGCAAATGGTTGCTGCTGAAGGCGACGGCACTATCTTGATTTCACCATCAGGTCAGTACACCTACTAG